Proteins found in one Pyrus communis chromosome 15, drPyrComm1.1, whole genome shotgun sequence genomic segment:
- the LOC137717073 gene encoding uncharacterized protein has product MNIDGAWISSRRLGGVGLIVRDDSGGFLAVKAANFRDTSSPLLGEALAVKSAVIWAIFRGFHNIIFETDSLQIVEALRDPSINLSSIGQIIEDIEALRSSITEVCFTHTHRYANQAAHRLARFG; this is encoded by the coding sequence ATGAACATCGATGGCGCTTGGATCTCATCCCGTAGGTTAGGTGGTGTCGGGCTCATTGTCAGGGATGACTCTGGAGGTTTTTTAGCAGTTAAGGCTGCAAATTTCAGGGATACCTCCTCCCCTCTTCTGGGTGAAGCTCTTGCGGTTAAATCGGCGGTGATTTGGGCAATTTTTAGGGGATTTCACAACATTATCTTTGAAACTGATTCACTTCAGATTGTAGAAGCTCTCAGGGACCCTTCAATTAACCTTTCCTCTATTGGACAGATTATTGAGGACATCGAGGCCCTCCGCTCCTCAATCACTGAAGTTTGCTTTACCCACACTCACCGTTACGCCAATCAAGCTGCGCATAGGCTTGCTCGGTTTGGATAA